GACTCGCACTGCCGCCCGGCAGCACTCGCTGGATCTAAATCTGGTTCTTTTGGCGTAAAGGTGCGCATTTCAATGTCCACGTCTAGCAAGATCTTTCAGCTCAAGAATTTTGGGTTGCCCCTCATCAGAACTGTCGATGATCTGGCGGAGCATACCCACCTTTCGCCCCAACTCATTCGATATTTGAGTTACCGCGCTAATTACCTTTATAAGCGTTACGAAATTCCTAAAAAGGATGGAACAGTAAGGGTAATTGCGCAACCATCACGAGAGCTGAAAGCAGTCCAAGCTTGGATTTTGCGTAATATACTTAATAAATTAAGCTCATCAGATAACTGCAAAGGCTTCGAGATCGGCTGCTCGATCTTGGATAATGCTGCCCCTCATGTCGGAGCAAATTTCATCTTAAATGTAGATCTGAAAGATTTCTTTCCGAGCATAAAAGCAAATAAAGTTTACAATATTTTTTCGTCAATAGGTTATTCGAAACCTGTCGCTGCGATACTGACCAATTTGACTGTCGTCGATGGGCGACTACCCCAAGGAGCGCCAACTTCACCAAAATTGGCTAATTTGATCTGTCTGAAATTAGATGCGCGTATTCAAGGTTACGCAGGCCCAAGGGGGCTGATTTACACGCGCTACGCGGATGATATTTCTATATCTGCCCAAACGATCAAAAAAACAATGAACGCGCGATCTATTCTTGGGCAAATTATAGCGTCAGAGGGGCTTCAGATAAACCGCAAGAAAACTGCTATTCAAGGCACAATGCGGAGGAAAGAGATCACCGGACTAGTATTGTCGAGTAATAGGGTCGGCATTGGGCGAGGAAAGTTCAGAGAAATTAGGGCGCAAATATTTTCCTTATTTACGCATGAATCATCTGATTTTAGCAAGGTTAACGGAATGTTATCGTATATATATAGCGTTGATAAGGCTTCTTGCCGCAAACTTTGGCATTATATTGACAAGCTCGAAGCCCGGTTTTTTTATTCCTCAGCGGTGGGACAACTAAAGCGTCCGCTTGCATCCTTGCCCCTAGCGATGCACCCAGCGGTTTAGTGGCTTCCTGGATTCAGACTCCTACGTTGAAAAAACGTGAGCAGGAGTCGAGCTGTAGAAGGAAAATAGATGAGCAAAGATTATCAATATTTGTATGTGCAGCTAGGTCGACTTCTAGAGACAGCGCCAGATGTGAATGATCGAAGTCAGTTTAGAACCCCGGTGGGACAACAATGGCTTGCTAGAGGCCATGCTTTAGTTACCGAGGTGGGAGTAGCAACAGGAATGGATGCGATTGAGTACACCCAGGCGGTGAAAAATATCCCTTCTGGAGTGTACAGTAACGGATTGGACCAAGTGTTTACGATCATACACAGAGCATTAGCACACTGCGAACTCAAAGTTCCTCGTGCTTCAGCAGGTTCTTTTATACCAGTTGGCAGCAGTTTTGATGCTTATGCTGCTCTGGCGAAAATATTCCAGACTGCAAGTAACGATGTGTTTATCGTAGATCCGTATATGGACGAGACAGCATTGACGGAATTTGGACTTGCTGTACCTGTCGGCGTGACACTTAGGCTTCTCGCAGATGAGAAGGCATTCAAGGATAGTTTGCGCCCAGCAGCAGGCAAATGGGTGGCCCAATACAGAGCTGAAAGACCGCTTGATGTCCGTCTCTCACCTGCACGCACACTACACGACCGGGCGATTTTCGTTGACGGTGCATCCGCTTGGACGTTAACACAGTCACTGAAGGACTTCGCCAAGCGCTCACCAGCTGAAATCGTGAAAGCTGACGAGACCGCCAAACTTAAGATCGGGGCATACGAAGCACTATGGGTCACGGCGCGTCTAATCGTTGAATAACGACTGCGGAAAGGTATGGGATTTATTCTCGGTTCGGTTTGGATATCAATCTTTTCCTTCATGATCGCCGTGGTAGTGGTTCGTCCTATGTTTGCCCTGCTGTTTCCTCGGCGTAAAGTACCCAGCCTGCTCGAAACATTCAAGGTAACCGCTGGGTGGGTGTCAGTAGGTTTGCTTCCAGCCATGGCTTACACGGTACTTGTTCAATGGCTATTGGGCGACGCGCTACGAAACGTAATGGCAGTTCGATTTCCAAACGCACCCGCAGACGTGGAACCAATCGCGGTCTTCGGCTTCATTTACATTATGGTTGCAACCGTGTTGGCATTGTTAATTCTGTCGCACGATCACATCCAGGGCAGTCTCTAAAACCAAGTGCAACACTCTTTCCTGTAGAGTGCCGCCATGCCCCGAATCTATACCCATCTGACGACGCAGGAGCGTGCCGTCGTGATGACCATGCGCGACGACCAGTGCAGCATCCGGTCTATTGCTGAACGCCTTGGCCGTTCTCCGAGTTCGATCAGCCGTGAGCTGCGCCGGGCGCCCGGCTCGGGCGCTTACGACGCCAACCTGGCTCACTTGCAAAGTTACGAACGACGTATGGCGCCGCGACGCATACCCAAACTTCACGCCGACGGTGCGCTATTTCAGGTAGTGCGGCACTATCTGAAGGAACTCTGGTCGCCGCAGCAAATTGCGAACATACTGCGCACCATGTGGCCCGATGACTGCGATAAAACGGTCTCTCACGAGACGATCTACAACGCGATCTACCTGCACCCGCGTGGCGAGCTCAAGCGCGAACTGATCGCCTGCCTGCGCCACCATAACCAGGTACGCAAACCGCGCAGCCGCGGTGTCGATCGCCGCGGCCAGATTAAGGACATGCAAAGCATTCACATCCGTCCACCCGAGATCGAGGACCGTCTCATTCCCGGTCATTGGGAAGGCGACCTGATCAAAGGCGAAGGCAACCGTTCCTCGGTCGGTACGCTGGTCGAACGTACGACACGTTTCGTGGTGCTGGCCAAGATGGACAATGCCGGCACGCGCTCCGTTGTCGACAGCTTCTCAGCCGTCCTGAATCGACAGCCGGCGGCGCTGCGAAAATCGATGACCTACGACCAAGGCCGCGAAATGCACGGCCACAAAATCCTCACCGAGCGCACTGGCGTGCAGATCTACTTTGCCGACCCGCACAGCCCCTGGCAGCGCGGCTCCAACGAGAACACCAACGGCTTGCTGCGCCAGTACATGCCCAAGGGTTCGGACTTGTCGATCTACTCCCAGGATGAGCTCGATGCCATTGCGCTCTCGCTCAACACCCGGCCACGCGAAACGCTTAGCTGGAAAACGCCGCTCGCTGTCTACACCGAGCATATGGCGCGGCTACAATTACAGCCCGACGCGATCCATTAAACCCAGTGTTGCAATTGGTTCTTGAGACCGCCCTTCTTTATCCGATGCCGTTGTTGAATGCCATAGTACCTCTTTCCTCAAAGTAAAATCTAGTTGTTCCTCGAGGGTGAAGTCTTGGGCTACATGCGCATGGTTCGCGCTCCCGAAGTAATTAATGTCATACGCAAGGTCTTTCCCGACGTAAATATTTCCATTCGGGTAGGTGATTTTATAAACGATCTTCATATCGATTTTTTAAGCAATACGTATCGATTAGGGATTTCTTTTTTCGGATCAGCATGAGCTCTGCATTCCAATCATATGGCAAAAATGTCTAGCAGGGTAGAGAAGGCCATTCCAAATCATGTGCTAGGCTTGCCTGCGCGACGTCCGCGCCTCGGCGTTCATGTTGCAAGCCTCGCGAAAAACTGGCGATCGAAGAGTAATGAATAACGAAATTGTCAAATGAAGGGTAGGGATTTTGGGCGCTGGAGAAGCGAGCGCGGCCAAATCGCAGCACGGCACAATCGCTGCGCGATTGCTTGAATGGGCGAATCGGAGAGGCCTTGCGCTTGCAAGCGCAAGGCCGCTACGCCGGCTCGCCGCAGTGCGGCGAGAAACCCCGGCTGCGCCCCTCGTCCGTACCGGACGAGGATACGGTTCCCGGAGCCAAAACGCAGGATTCAAACACAAAGCCCGCCAGGCGCAAGCCTGGCGGGCTTTGTGTTTGAATCCTGGTGGAGGCGGAGGGAATCGAACCCTCGTCCGCAAGCACTCTACAGACAGTTCTACATACTTAGCACTATCAATTAATTTAACCTGGACAACGGGGATGTGCACCCTTTGTACAAGCGAGTTACCTATTATTTAACAGTTGACTAAGTAACCCAGCCTACTGCGAGCCCCTGTAAATGACTCTACTGCCTTGCGGCCACCCCAGGGGCGAGGTGTTGTAGAGCTAGCAGCAATTAAGCTGCGAGTGCGTACGAGTTATCGTTTGCAGTTATTGATTTTCTGGATGTATTTACGAGGTAACCAGTCCTCGGTATGCCCTGCGC
Above is a genomic segment from Massilia sp. H6 containing:
- a CDS encoding IS30 family transposase — translated: MPRIYTHLTTQERAVVMTMRDDQCSIRSIAERLGRSPSSISRELRRAPGSGAYDANLAHLQSYERRMAPRRIPKLHADGALFQVVRHYLKELWSPQQIANILRTMWPDDCDKTVSHETIYNAIYLHPRGELKRELIACLRHHNQVRKPRSRGVDRRGQIKDMQSIHIRPPEIEDRLIPGHWEGDLIKGEGNRSSVGTLVERTTRFVVLAKMDNAGTRSVVDSFSAVLNRQPAALRKSMTYDQGREMHGHKILTERTGVQIYFADPHSPWQRGSNENTNGLLRQYMPKGSDLSIYSQDELDAIALSLNTRPRETLSWKTPLAVYTEHMARLQLQPDAIH
- a CDS encoding retron St85 family RNA-directed DNA polymerase, which produces MSNLNPDSHCRPAALAGSKSGSFGVKVRISMSTSSKIFQLKNFGLPLIRTVDDLAEHTHLSPQLIRYLSYRANYLYKRYEIPKKDGTVRVIAQPSRELKAVQAWILRNILNKLSSSDNCKGFEIGCSILDNAAPHVGANFILNVDLKDFFPSIKANKVYNIFSSIGYSKPVAAILTNLTVVDGRLPQGAPTSPKLANLICLKLDARIQGYAGPRGLIYTRYADDISISAQTIKKTMNARSILGQIIASEGLQINRKKTAIQGTMRRKEITGLVLSSNRVGIGRGKFREIRAQIFSLFTHESSDFSKVNGMLSYIYSVDKASCRKLWHYIDKLEARFFYSSAVGQLKRPLASLPLAMHPAV